From one Verrucomicrobiota bacterium genomic stretch:
- a CDS encoding IS110 family transposase: protein MRRPEDKYIAGIDLHGNNLVIGIINQHGERIAHRKLECELEGVMDFLKPFKPQLQSMAVESTFNWYWLVDGLRAEGYRIDLANPAQIQQYSGIKHADDKHDAFHLAELQRLKILPKAHVYDPVLRPVRDLLRRRTSLVHQRTALYLRACPKIPRGLVFAPKAGWRGATKENILPGSSTEEQRSQAAFGAKTLRAAGLLSVACVGSVLTARVGDARTSPPWPQPKSLAAGPRAIFGHALSFKSLYAGTHGSALPLKELKALEPKKGKGLYEHPANQLIATVQLEPIQALNRSLGRMEKAVLGCAREIPLYEKLLTLPGVGRILGMTITMEVGEIGRFKTDGDFASDCRAVDSRRLSKGKQKGENHSKCGNKYLSWAFVEAANFAKRSDENCRRWYDRKRAKTSNGIATKWS from the coding sequence ATGAGAAGACCTGAAGACAAATATATCGCAGGAATCGACCTACACGGCAACAACCTTGTGATCGGCATTATCAATCAGCACGGCGAGCGCATCGCGCATCGGAAACTGGAGTGCGAGTTGGAAGGGGTGATGGACTTTCTCAAGCCCTTCAAGCCACAGCTCCAGTCGATGGCGGTGGAATCGACGTTCAATTGGTATTGGCTGGTGGACGGCTTGCGCGCGGAGGGCTACAGGATCGACCTGGCCAATCCGGCCCAGATCCAACAATACAGCGGCATCAAGCACGCCGACGACAAGCACGACGCCTTTCACCTGGCCGAACTGCAACGCTTGAAAATCCTGCCCAAGGCGCATGTGTATGATCCGGTGCTGCGACCGGTGCGAGATCTGTTGCGGCGGCGCACCAGCCTGGTGCATCAGCGCACGGCCTTGTACCTGAGAGCGTGTCCGAAAATTCCGCGGGGTCTTGTTTTCGCGCCAAAGGCCGGATGGCGAGGCGCGACGAAGGAGAATATCCTCCCTGGATCTTCGACTGAGGAGCAACGAAGCCAGGCGGCCTTTGGCGCGAAAACCCTCCGGGCGGCGGGTCTTTTGTCCGTGGCCTGCGTTGGCTCGGTCCTTACAGCCCGCGTTGGGGATGCTCGGACCTCGCCGCCTTGGCCACAGCCAAAATCCCTCGCCGCAGGACCCCGCGCAATTTTCGGACACGCTCTGAGCTTTAAGAGCCTTTATGCGGGCACGCACGGCTCCGCGCTGCCGCTGAAGGAGCTCAAGGCTCTGGAGCCCAAGAAGGGCAAAGGACTCTACGAACATCCGGCCAATCAATTGATCGCCACGGTGCAGTTGGAGCCCATCCAAGCGCTGAATCGGAGCCTGGGGCGCATGGAGAAGGCGGTGCTGGGCTGCGCGCGGGAGATTCCGCTCTACGAGAAGCTGCTGACCCTTCCCGGGGTTGGGAGAATCCTGGGCATGACGATCACGATGGAAGTGGGCGAGATCGGGCGGTTCAAGACCGACGGAGATTTCGCCAGCGACTGCCGGGCGGTGGACTCCCGGCGGCTGAGCAAGGGCAAACAGAAGGGAGAGAACCATTCGAAGTGCGGCAACAAGTATCTGAGTTGGGCGTTTGTGGAGGCGGCCAATTTCGCCAAGCGTTCGGACGAGAACTGTCGGCGCTGGTATGACCGCAAAAGGGCCAAGACCAGCAACGGGATTGCGACTAAGTGGTCC